NNNNNNNNNNNNNNNNNNNNNNNNNNNNNNNNNNNNNNNNNNNNNNNNNNNNNNNNNNNNNNNNNNNNNNNNNNNNNNNNNNNNNNNNNNNNNNNNNNNNNNNNNNNNNNNNNNNNNNNNNNNNNNNNNNNNNTATATATATATATATATATACATCCAACGTACTCAAAATCGATCAACTCAATCACACTCAAAATCGATCAACTCGAATAAAACTCAAAATCAACATATATACACATATACGTACCTATATATAGCTCCACAAACTAATTATGGACAGATTTCGACAACACCCAAACTTTTTCTCCCGTTTTTTTTCCCATATGAGCTGTTGTCCAGATCTACAAATATAAGGTACTTTAGCCGACGAAATTTTAATTTCATCGGCTAAACTTTTAAAAATTTCGTCGGCTAAAGTTCACAGACTATAGCCGACGAAATAAATTAAAATTTTGTCGGCTAAAGTTGACAATAGCCGACGAAAATTTAAATTAGCCGACGAAAAAATAATTCGCCGGCCTGGTTTTTTTATTTTCGTCGGCTAAAGCCTTTCTTCTAGTAGTGTATGCAGTTGAAGTGTTAAAAGAAGTTTGGCATGTTTGAGAGCAAGGCAGTAGCAACTCCAATTGTACCAGGAACGAAAGTTTCAAAGGATGAAGAAGGCATAGCAATTGATGAGACTTTCTACAAACAGATGATTGGTAGCATGATGTACCTGACCTCAACTCATCCAGACCTGATGTTTGTAACAAGCTTACTCAGCCGGTACATGTCTAAACCCACTGAGTTACATCTACAAGTTGCAAAGAGAGCTTTGAGGTATTTAAAGGGGACTGTTAACTATGGCATCTATTACAAGAATAATGGAGAAGATGGTGAGCTTCTAGGTTACACATATAGCGACTATGCCGGCGACAATGATGATAGGAGAAGCACCAGTGGATATGCATTCATGTTAAGCTCCGGTGCTGTGTCTTGGAGTTCAAAGAAGCAACCTATAGTAACATTGTCCACCACCGAAGTTGAATTTGTAGCTGCTGCAACTTGTGCATGTCAAGCTATATGGTTGAAGAGGATTCTGAAAAAACTTGAACATGAAGACAAGCCTTGCACGAGTATCATGTGTGATAACAGCTTAACAATCAAGTTGTCAAAGAACCCTGTCCTTTATGGAAGAAGCAAACACATAGATGTGAGGTACCACTTTCTTCAAGATGTCACAACGCAAGGAGAAATCTCGCTAACTTACTATGGAACTACTGAGCAGCTAGCAGACATCATGACCAAGCCACTGAAGACTGAGCCTCCACTTATCTTCGAAGCAGGCTTGGAATGTGCGAGATCAAAGAGGTAAACTAAATCATTTCACTGATTTAGTTTAAGGGAGAGTATGTTGAGGATATTTGTGTCATTAGTGTTGAATCCTAGCTTTTAGGGTATCGGTGACCAAATCCTAGTTGATTTAGTATTTCTGTTAGAATAATGTCCTAGTCTCTAGGGTTTAAGATTGTTTTTGAATTCTTCAATTCAGTTAGCACGTTGGTTGCCTGTAACCAAAACGTGAGCATGATATCTAGCTTTTCTAGTTATGTTTCAAGGCTTTATATAGCCAAGTCATTCAATGAATAAACTCAATGTTGAGTACCATCTTATTGTGTAAAGCTTATTGCATTAAAGTCTTTGATTCCAATACGCAGAAGATGGTTATGACTTATAAGATGGTCATCTGATGGAACCCCGTCGTGTAGAAGAAGACATTGACGACACGTCTATTACCCAGACACGTATCAGCTGGACATGCCCGCAGGTATCACTACAGGTCGTGTGTAGAAGAAAATATTGACGTCACGTCAATGACCAAGACATGTATCAGACTCATCAATGGCATTGTTGTAATTGTTTGCAAACCGGGGTAAAATCGTGTTTTTGCCACTTGAATAAACAGTAGTAAGGCCTTATTCTTTTAGGATATCTAATACGTTGGTTCTTTTGTACATACAAATTTCCAAAAAAACATTTTTACTCCAATTCGTAGTCAGGAATTGAACACAGTAAATGAAGGCATGCATTCTTTGGATACCATGAGGTGTGAAATGGTTAGAAGTTGCAGCACGAATCAAGTTAGACTATTTAGTAAAGGAAACCTCACGCAACCACATGGTCAAACAGATCAAGGAGGCTTTCCAGTAACTTTGAGAATTTCGCTTAAGACCAATTGGAGGTTGTGAACATTTGACTTGCATTACTTGTGATGAGAAACTACATTTTTTAGAGATTTTAATCATCATGTTACAATGTGGATCTAGATATATGCTGATTAGGGAAGATTAAACTTAAATCTCGTAGGAAGGAACCTTAGCCTTCCCCCCTTGAGTCGAGGTCCATGAATTCTCTGTTCTATAGTATCCTGCTCCATTGTGAGATTTCTCGGACATAAAGCAACTGCACAACAAGATTGACCAAGAGTCGAAGACTCCCATCCATGCCCTTACTTACCAAGTATGCTTGTTCTTCTGTTAAACTGGAGTTGATCTAGCATGCTACTTAATTTTGTAATGTCTGCTCGTGATTGTATTCTTTAGTAATCTCTAAGACGTAAATAAAAGTTTCGTTGAGGCATTTTATCAAGCATGCCACCCACAAAGGAAATATGAACAACTTAAGGGGAGAAAGAATGTATATTGAGGGCAATCGATTCCCTTAATTGCCCGTCATATGGATCCTACCACCCTTGTGTATGTACCCAACTGTGAAGGATATGACATATTACCCTTGTGAAAATAAATAGATAGGGACATCTAGGAAACTAATATATCTTCAGGACATTCAGGCACCACATTCTGATATGATATTCATGAGATAATTTGGATACAACTCACACAAGACATAGAACATACCTAGTAACCAATAATTAGATTGAACACTTAACATAACGTCAAAGGAACTACAAGTCAGTTGCTTCCTAACATTTGAGAAAGCCTGAAAGTATATGTCTTGGATTATTTTTATACATAAATCCATCCAATTGTCTGGATTCAAGGTACAAACTATAAATAAACAAATATGATGAAAAAAGAGAACAACAGAAAGTCACATAACTTTAGAATCTTCCAACATCAAAATAGCACCTGGTTGAATTTCAAGAATTGGTTGAGTTTTCAGTTGTTGCTATGCTTGATGATCCTCTGCAGAACCACAGTCCTTGCTCTTCGAATGTCTCGGCTGCAGATATCAGCTTGAGATCCCAATTCCTCAACATTCTTCATAAATACTCCCAACTTCTTCTTAATCTCCTCTATTGCAATCCTGACTGCTTCTTGCTCAATAGCAAAGCTCGCATTATCCATGAGCGACTGAATTTCAATTTCCAGTCGGTCAATCAGAACTCGAATGCTGTCCAAGTCCTTGATGGCTACATAAGTTCCCACTTGCATTGAGCTAATTACTTCCTTCTGACCCTTCATAGCACTTTCATAATTCTTCCACAAAGAGTCAATCCATTTCCCCATTGAACCAATGGGGATAGAAGTCGCAGCAGCCAGAGCTGCTGCAACAGGCGGAGCAGCCATGGCTGCAGCCACAACTGAACAAATCAAGACAGCAGCAAAGGTAGCAACAAATATGATACTCGAGACCTTCCTCCAAGCATTTATGTACTTGAGCTTCTTATCCAGCTTGTTCTTTCGGAGGTGCAACTTCTCAAGCATTAGCAGTTGTTGCCTGTAAACAGTTTGAAACATTTGGAAGAACTCTTCAGTAAAAGGATCACCAGCAGCCTTAAAATTCTTCAACTCCGCCAATGTCCTTGTGTACCGGCTGCCTCCCACCTCAGTTTCCTCCTCGAATTGTTGAAGGGCAACAAGAATGAGCAATTGACTATCACGAGCTCTCTTCAGGCACTTCTCCAATGCAGTACAAAAGTCTAGAGTCTGCAAGCTATTTTCAAAGTACTCCTCAACCAGCTCGAACAATTCTTGATTCTTCCATATATCTTTCTTGCATTCCAGTATTACCTTCACAACCTCCTGGTTCATCTCCAACAGACATTCTGTGACTTCTTTCAAAGAATCGAACGACAGAGCTCGAACTTCAACTCCTGCTGCAAGAGTGCTGATGACTTGATTGGTTCGGTTTTGGAGGTTGGTATCAAAAGACTGCAAGTCTGCATCAACCTTGCAAGCAGCCTCATACGAGCTCAACTGATCAGTTGTGTACTGAAAAGTGGTCAGATTTATAGCAGACGACGACGTCTCGGTGTTACTCTTCTTGCTCATATGGCTTCCCATAGCTTCAATTCAGATCTAGACAAACAATAACAGAAAAACACAACAAACCCAGAAGTCAGCTTACAAACATAGCCAGCTTGCTAAATTGCACACCCTTCTTTCTCAGACAGAAAGCTAAACAAACAACCAAGAATAAGAACCAAATTAGAATCTCCAATCCCAAAATGTACAAGCAGTTCCTTTCCGAACAAAAGCAGAGATTGAATTTGCAGAAATGAACAACCCAACGTCA
The window above is part of the Fragaria vesca subsp. vesca linkage group LG2, FraVesHawaii_1.0, whole genome shotgun sequence genome. Proteins encoded here:
- the LOC101306184 gene encoding UPF0496 protein At4g34320-like, producing MGSHMSKKSNTETSSSAINLTTFQYTTDQLSSYEAACKVDADLQSFDTNLQNRTNQVISTLAAGVEVRALSFDSLKEVTECLLEMNQEVVKVILECKKDIWKNQELFELVEEYFENSLQTLDFCTALEKCLKRARDSQLLILVALQQFEEETEVGGSRYTRTLAELKNFKAAGDPFTEEFFQMFQTVYRQQLLMLEKLHLRKNKLDKKLKYINAWRKVSSIIFVATFAAVLICSVVAAAMAAPPVAAALAAATSIPIGSMGKWIDSLWKNYESAMKGQKEVISSMQVGTYVAIKDLDSIRVLIDRLEIEIQSLMDNASFAIEQEAVRIAIEEIKKKLGVFMKNVEELGSQADICSRDIRRARTVVLQRIIKHSNN